The Nymphaea colorata isolate Beijing-Zhang1983 chromosome 7, ASM883128v2, whole genome shotgun sequence DNA window TAAGTTAATTGGCTTTTTTGACAGCTTCTAGGCTGGTTTTGTTGATGACAGAAAAAGCACAAGTGAATATGCTTTTATTCTTGGATCGGGGGCTTTGTAGTAGATGTCTAAAATGTAAACAACTATAACTCTATCATCTTCTGAAGTGAAGTATATTGCAGCCACCACATCTGCATGTCAAGCTATTTGGATTCGAAAAATTTTGAGGGACTTGCACAAAAACAAGATGAGGCGACTGAACTTTTTGTGATAATCATGCAACAATCATCATGACAAATAATCCGGTATCCCACAGAAGAGCTAAACACATTTGTGTCATCACTTTGTCTGTGAAGCTGTTATTGATggaatgataataatgaaatattgttccacaaatgatcaagttgcagacaGATTTACGAAAGCACTCAACCATTCAAAGTTCGTAAAATTCAGGTCATCTCTTGGAGTATCAAGTTTTGCATCAAATAAGAGTGTTAAACTAGATGCAAACAAATTTAGTAAATATGTGGAATAAAtatgtagtttttgtttttaatgtcaTAGTGTTATGCATAGTGAATTAAGAGTTAATGTCAATAGTTATGACATAATAAATTGTGGTAGGgaggttttatttttaatatctttaaTATCATGTTTGTATGACCATTATGTGGAGGTTTAGAGTTATAAGTTGAGTGTCTGAGTACCTATAAATAGGTGCATTGGTTTGTGCCATTTGTATCAAGTAAAGTGTGCCAAGGTAGCCTTATGGAGTCGTGAGTTGTATGAGTGCTTCTTTGTGTTCCTTTATTGTTTATACCAACAAAAGAAGCAGAGTCGACTGTAGAATAATGAGAAGGCATAAATCCATCACCTAAATATATTTACACTATGATTATCAAGTTTTATCTACTTGGTTGGCTCCGTCAATTCATACTTGAAATCCTAGATACAGAAAAAACAAGGGAAGCAAATCTTAGCCAGTACCTGAACCATCCAATCAAATAGAAGCCAGCCATGAAATCAACACAAATGGAGAATCAAGTTAagtggaaaatggaaaaattggGGCATAACATAACTAAGAAGGAGACTGTGTTTGCACCCCAGCAGTTTTGCTTGAATGAGAAAACAGTAACTATATACTTCATGTGCACACATCCTTTACCAGCTGACCTTCTTGCAGTTGGCAACGCCTGCACATGTGATCATTAATAAGCAGTAAACCAAATTCATACATCTCGACAATTTTTACTCTTTTCCTTTAGTCATCTGAGCATGGTGTTACCGCTATACCACCAACACATATTTGGTGTTCTTTACTGACCCTAGATTCTTACCAAGTTTGAAATACTTCCTAGTTTTCTTTAATTGTTCTTTGATCCAAGAAGCATCGCTTACAAAGAACTAAGAAGCAAAGAAATACAAGTGAACACTATAGATAGaagtacaaataaataaataaaaataacatgaaaattaatagaaataatataatgtaaagaaaaaatacCTTATATTTATAGCAATATCACAAGTATACTTCAAACATCTAAAATGCACAGcgaaaacaaagataaaataatGTGTAAAATGAATAATCTATTCTGTACCCTGATTCAGGAAAaactaaaacagaaaaaaaaaacgatcgTCATTAGGTAATTAGTTGTATTTTATATTACACTGCTGGTATAAAATCATACAAACATTTTGGTAGGCCAAGACTATACAAAGAGTAGAGAAACGGGGTATCGCACTCGGCTCCAAAAATAACAGACATGAGAGATCTTATAGCGAACCAGACATGAAGAACCTAAAGCAAAGCATGGTATTCTGCTATTTGACAACTTGCGAAATGGTTTACTGATCTATGACTTTTGATTGATGGTCTGCAACGACATGCTGCAGTTGTGTTCATAGGTTACAGGCCTGAGTTTCCTAAAGTTGGTGACAGGTTCTCAGAGGAAGGGTACTACACAATTATTTGGTCCAAGCCTGGATCGTCTTGAATAACAAGATTCTGGCATTCTAGATCTGGTAGTGAGGCGTCATGGTCAAGATACTGAGTTAATTGCCGCATGTTTGGCCTTGATTCAGGTGCAGCCTGTGAACAGAGAATGCCAAGCTTCAGCACAAGCTCTACTTCCTCCACCACGTAGCTATTCCCAAGCCTTTTGCCATGGCGTCCAGTATACGTCCATCCTTCCACAAAGAGTGGACTAACTCCACTAGAACCATCTCTTCACAATGTCTCTCCGGCTCAATAGGCCTCCTTCCGTAGGCCACCTCTAGAAGCAAAGCACCATAAGAGTAGACATTGGCACTCGTGCTGGACTTCCAGGTGCGGGAGAACTCCGGCACCATGTACCCAAAACTCCCAACGATTTGGGTTGTCTTGGGGTTGGCCCCATGCTCATAGAGTCTggaaagaccaaaatcacccaacCTGCCATTTAGATCACCATCTAACAACACGTTACTTGCTTTAACATCTCTGTGCGCAACCACTTGCTCCCACTCTTCATGAAGATACAACAGGCCGGAAGCAATTCCCTTTAGAATCTTGAACCTCTGTTCCCAACTCAGGCTTCTACCTTTcacatcaaaaagaaaattgtctATACTCCCATATGGCATGAATTCATAAGCCAGGAGCAGGTCATCGCCTCGTCTACACCAACCATGCAATTGGACCACGATCCTGTGCCTCATCCTCCCCAGGCTTGATATTTCCACCACAAACTCCCTCATCCCTTGCTTTGAACCATGCGATACTCTCTTAACTGCAACCTCGATTCCGCTCCTGGAAAGCACACCTTTGTAGACACTGCCAAACCCTCCTTCCCCAACTCCTCCTTGAAACCTTTGGTTGCGCCGTAGAGTTCTCTGtgttagaaatcaaaatgaaaaagtaattaaagggacatgaatttttaaagtggttcagccaatatgCCTATGTCCACTGCTCTATTATTTCTTGCTTGCATTCCTTTGGTGGAGAGGTGCCTTTATATAGAGAAGTTACATAAGGGGTATCTAATTCCCAAGAgacaacttttcatctttcaacagacatgactATTCATATTTCAACAAACATGACTTTTcgtctctcaagagacatgtcttttcatctcccaagagacatgacttttcatctccaacatacatgacttttcatcccttaagagacatgactttttatCTCCTAAGTAATTCAccttgagagccttcttggtacttctgttaacatccccccacaagctcaatgctccaacaataagattgagcttgttaattatttgataatggtgctgcttactaagtgacttagttaaaatatcagcaacctGATCTTTAGAAGAGatgtattgaattttcaaatctcctttggccaatttttctagaaaaaaatgaaggtcaatctctatgtgtttgctaTGGCTATGATACACAGGGTGAGCTGCAAGATAGGCTGCGCCGATGTTGTTGCACCATAAtatgggaggttgtgattgaaaaacacaaagttcttttaataaaaattataaccACATGATTTCAGCAGTGGTATTGGCAATAGATCGATACTCAGCCTCAGTGCTAGAATGAGAGATAACTGATTGCTTTTTAGCACTCCATATAACTAGATTAGATCCAATAAACACTACATGTCCACCTATAGGCcgtctatcatcaagacatcctgcccaatctgtatcactgtaagcattaatattaagaactgaactaggtctaataacaagaccataatcaatagtgtgtttcaaatatcttaggCTTCTCTTTACGGCATCCCAATGGGCATCAGTAGGATGATACATATATTGACAAACCTTGTTGACagcataagagatgtctggACGAGTCATAGTAGAATATTGAAGAGCACCAACAATGATGCGATAAAGAAttggatcataaaaatttgatccagtttgAGCAGATGAAGCAGGGGAGCATGCAATGGGAGTTGAAACTCCCTTAGCTCCTAACATATTTGATCTTTTGAGAAGCTTAAATATATATCtcctttgagacaatattagcttattgtcaattctttttgcttctatgccCAAAAAGAAATTAAGCTCACCCAAATCTTTAATGGcaaactcacttttgaattgacaaataattttatgaatatattcagGTGAGCTTCCTattatgatcatgtcatccacgtataccaaaacatatggaagtatttctcattttctcaaaataaaaagagatgaatctgtttgagcccctttaaaaccaagattttggaggaatagactaagacgggcaaaccatgccctaggagcctattttaaaccatataaagacgttcaagcttgcatacatgatttgggaaagaatgattttgaaatctggGTGGTTaaaccatataaacttcttctgtAATAGATCtatatagaaatgcattttgaatatccagctgatgtattttccaTTTATGACTAATAGAAATAGTCAATACTGTCTGAATTGTAGTATGCTTTACAACAGGGCTGAAGGTTTTAgtatagtcaattccttctttttgactgTACCCCTTGGCGACGAgtctagctttgtatctttccaacGATCCATCTGCctttcgcttgattttgaacacccatttacgtcctacaatgtgtttggcttctttctttggaataagtttccaagtattgtttcAAATGAGAACATCATATGCTTCTTACATggccttcctccaattttcatcttcatatgctttcttgaaatttggggttctttgtcttcaagaagaaTAGAGACAAAAGCTTTTGAAAGATAGTGTTtactagaaaaatatgtatgaaacTCATTGTATTTAGGATTAGGTTTGAAGGTTCTCACTTGAGATCTAGTAGTCATAGGATGGAc harbors:
- the LOC116257634 gene encoding L-type lectin-domain containing receptor kinase S.4-like, with translation MKSDGGALRVVVRAWRLLVGVEEMMPFRLQVGSLMGKVETLHDAVGMLGLCNERTLRRNQRFQGGVGEGGFGSVYKGVLSRSGIEVAVKRVSHGSKQGMREFVVEISSLGRMRHRIVVQLHGWCRRGDDLLLAYEFMPYGSIDNFLFDVKGRSLSWEQRFKILKGIASGLLYLHEEWEQVVAHRDVKASNVLLDGDLNGRLGDFGLSRLYEHGANPKTTQIVGSFGYMVPEFSRTWKSSTSANVYSYGALLLEVAYGRRPIEPERHCEEMVLVELVHSLWKDGRILDAMAKGLGIATWWRK